One window of Neptuniibacter halophilus genomic DNA carries:
- a CDS encoding inositol monophosphatase family protein — MQPMVNIALRAARVAGEQIVRAVERLDLVKSEQADVAKLLSDTCQKAELSIVHTIQKAYPSHTVTGEYTGEHAPLSEGPEFRWTVNPIDSISNFSNGLPVFAISMAGQSNGRTEHALILNPITGEEFTASRGNGAQLNGKRLRVSNHKTIDNSLIGTGFFNRPSDKAHLEVYLNVFRDMTLTGGTIYNGGSPALNLAYTAAGRIDGFYQMGLNPWEMEAGILLVQEAGGLVGDFMGGNSFRQSGSLIAGNPKMFKALLKGLQSSLTEDLK; from the coding sequence ATGCAACCCATGGTTAATATTGCTCTGCGCGCTGCACGCGTTGCAGGTGAGCAGATCGTTCGCGCAGTTGAGCGCCTTGATCTGGTTAAATCAGAACAGGCGGATGTCGCTAAACTTCTCAGCGACACTTGCCAGAAGGCAGAGCTGAGCATTGTTCACACCATCCAGAAGGCTTACCCAAGCCACACGGTGACCGGCGAATACACTGGTGAACACGCACCATTGAGCGAAGGACCCGAGTTCAGATGGACGGTTAACCCGATCGACAGCATCTCCAATTTCTCCAACGGTCTTCCGGTCTTTGCCATCAGCATGGCAGGCCAGAGCAATGGTCGCACTGAACACGCCCTGATCCTGAATCCGATCACCGGCGAAGAATTCACTGCCAGCCGGGGCAACGGTGCACAGCTTAACGGCAAGCGCCTTCGCGTCAGCAACCACAAGACTATCGACAACTCCCTGATCGGCACAGGCTTCTTCAACCGCCCGAGCGACAAAGCGCATCTGGAAGTTTACCTGAACGTCTTCCGTGACATGACCCTGACAGGCGGCACCATCTACAATGGCGGCTCTCCTGCGCTGAATCTGGCTTACACCGCTGCCGGACGCATCGATGGTTTCTACCAGATGGGACTCAATCCATGGGAGATGGAAGCCGGCATTCTGCTGGTTCAGGAAGCAGGCGGACTGGTTGGCGACTTCATGGGCGGCAACAGCTTCCGCCAGAGCGGCAGCCTGATCGCCGGCAACCCGAAAATGTTCAAAGCACTACTTAAAGGCCTGCAGTCCTCACTGACAGAAGACCTTAAGTAA
- a CDS encoding RNA methyltransferase has protein sequence MTANIRIVLVNTTHPGNIGGVARAMKNMNFTELHLVAPKKFPHAEATARSSGATDLLERAVVHATLEEAIADCQLVVGTSARGRHIPWPVVDPRELAAIVAPALVTEQSEGKKIAIVFGREDRGLTNEELHLCHHHVHIPSNPEFSSLNLAAAVQVLTYELRMAELYSDANAEHKPQWGTDWDIELAESAELERLFEHLEQTLIDIRFLDPDNPRQLMPRLRRLYLRALPDKVEVNVLRGILTATQKRLKEHE, from the coding sequence ATGACAGCAAATATTCGTATTGTTCTGGTTAATACCACTCATCCGGGCAACATTGGTGGAGTGGCCCGGGCAATGAAAAATATGAATTTCACCGAGCTGCATCTTGTGGCGCCAAAGAAATTTCCGCATGCCGAAGCCACGGCCCGTTCATCAGGTGCAACGGATCTGCTGGAGCGTGCGGTCGTCCATGCAACACTGGAAGAGGCTATCGCGGATTGTCAGTTGGTGGTGGGTACCAGTGCGCGGGGGCGGCATATTCCCTGGCCGGTGGTTGATCCGCGAGAGCTGGCGGCGATTGTTGCGCCGGCGTTGGTCACTGAGCAGTCTGAGGGGAAAAAAATTGCCATTGTCTTTGGCCGTGAAGATCGCGGGTTGACCAATGAGGAGTTGCATCTCTGTCACCATCACGTGCATATACCGTCCAACCCTGAATTCAGTTCTCTGAATCTGGCGGCGGCGGTACAGGTTTTGACCTACGAACTGCGCATGGCCGAATTGTATAGCGATGCAAATGCAGAGCATAAGCCGCAGTGGGGAACGGACTGGGATATTGAGCTGGCAGAAAGTGCAGAGCTTGAGCGTCTGTTTGAGCATCTGGAGCAAACCTTAATTGATATCCGTTTTCTTGACCCGGACAATCCCCGCCAGCTGATGCCGCGCCTGCGACGGCTGTATCTTCGCGCATTGCCTGACAAAGTTGAGGTTAATGTGCTCAGGGGGATACTGACCGCGACACAGAAGCGCCTAAAAGAGCACGAATAA
- the iscR gene encoding Fe-S cluster assembly transcriptional regulator IscR, whose translation MRLTTKGRYAVTAMLDLALHEGRGPISLADISERQGISLSYLEQLFAKLRRNELVRSVRGPGGGYQLNREQAGINVAEVIDAVNESVDATGCNRQGDCQAGDTCLTHHLWCDLSDQIHGFLSSISLADLVARKDVQKISERQDRIHVDQVIMGTERIAGSKEAAV comes from the coding sequence ATGCGACTGACAACAAAAGGGCGGTATGCCGTCACAGCGATGCTGGACCTGGCGCTCCATGAGGGTAGAGGGCCGATCAGTCTGGCCGACATTTCTGAGCGGCAGGGCATATCATTGTCTTATCTTGAGCAATTGTTTGCCAAGTTACGCCGTAACGAGCTGGTTCGCAGTGTCCGTGGCCCGGGTGGTGGTTACCAGCTGAACCGGGAGCAGGCCGGCATTAATGTGGCTGAAGTCATAGATGCTGTGAATGAATCTGTGGATGCTACAGGCTGCAATCGTCAGGGCGACTGCCAGGCGGGCGATACCTGTCTGACGCACCATCTCTGGTGTGATCTGAGCGATCAGATTCATGGCTTTTTGAGTAGTATTTCCCTCGCCGACCTTGTTGCGCGTAAAGATGTGCAAAAGATCTCTGAACGTCAGGACCGGATCCACGTTGATCAGGTCATTATGGGCACAGAGCGAATCGCCGGAAGTAAAGAAGCGGCTGTCTGA
- a CDS encoding IscS subfamily cysteine desulfurase, which translates to MKTPIYLDYSATTPVDPRVAEKMVACMTMDGNFGNPASRSHLFGWKAEEAVENARRQVADLINADPREIVWTSGATESDNLAIKGAAHFYQKKGKHIITSKIEHKAVLDTCRQLEREGFEVTYLTPGSDGLIGPQAVAEAIREDTIVVSLMHVNNEIGTITDIEAIGELTRSKGIIFHVDAAQSAGKIDIDLSKAKVDLMSLSGHKMYGPKGIGALFVRRKPRVRLEAQIHGGGHERGMRSGTLATHQIVGMGEAARICKEELAEETKRIIALRDRFLAGMGDMEEVYINGSTEQRVPGNLNISFAFVEGESLLMSLKDLAVSSGSACTSASLEPSYVLRALGLNDELAHSSIRFSFGRFTTDEEVDYAASQIQEAVGKLRELSPLWDMFKDGVDLSKVEWVHH; encoded by the coding sequence ATGAAAACACCTATTTATCTGGATTATTCTGCCACTACACCTGTTGATCCGCGTGTCGCCGAAAAAATGGTTGCATGCATGACTATGGATGGCAATTTTGGTAACCCGGCATCACGTTCTCACCTGTTTGGCTGGAAAGCTGAGGAAGCGGTAGAGAATGCCCGTCGTCAGGTTGCTGATCTGATCAATGCCGACCCACGTGAAATTGTCTGGACCTCCGGTGCGACCGAGTCTGACAATCTGGCGATCAAAGGTGCTGCACACTTCTACCAGAAAAAAGGCAAGCACATCATTACCTCCAAAATTGAACATAAGGCGGTACTCGATACTTGCCGTCAGTTGGAGCGTGAAGGTTTTGAGGTTACTTATCTGACGCCTGGTTCTGATGGTCTGATTGGGCCGCAGGCGGTAGCTGAAGCCATTCGTGAAGACACGATTGTTGTGTCTCTGATGCATGTGAATAACGAGATCGGAACCATCACTGATATTGAAGCTATCGGTGAGCTGACCCGCTCTAAGGGCATCATCTTCCACGTTGATGCAGCGCAGAGTGCCGGCAAGATCGATATCGATCTGAGCAAAGCTAAAGTCGACCTGATGTCACTGTCAGGCCACAAGATGTACGGACCAAAAGGTATCGGTGCACTGTTTGTACGTCGTAAGCCACGTGTTCGTCTGGAAGCTCAGATTCACGGTGGTGGTCATGAGCGCGGTATGCGTTCCGGTACGCTGGCAACTCACCAGATTGTTGGTATGGGTGAAGCGGCGCGGATCTGTAAGGAAGAGCTGGCAGAAGAGACCAAGCGTATTATCGCTCTGCGTGACCGCTTTCTGGCGGGCATGGGCGATATGGAAGAGGTATACATCAACGGTTCTACTGAGCAGCGGGTGCCCGGCAACCTGAACATCAGCTTCGCCTTTGTTGAAGGTGAATCCCTGCTGATGTCACTGAAGGATCTGGCGGTATCTTCTGGTTCAGCCTGTACCTCAGCGAGCCTGGAGCCTTCCTATGTGTTGCGTGCTCTGGGTCTGAATGATGAGCTGGCGCACAGCTCGATCCGTTTCTCATTTGGTCGTTTTACGACAGATGAAGAAGTTGATTACGCGGCTTCGCAGATTCAGGAAGCTGTAGGCAAGTTACGTGAGCTCTCACCGCTGTGGGATATGTTTAAAGACGGTGTCGATCTGAGCAAGGTTGAGTGGGTTCACCACTAA
- the iscU gene encoding Fe-S cluster assembly scaffold IscU, with protein MAYSEKVIDHYENPRNVGKMNDKDANVGTGMVGAPACGDVMRLQIKVSDEGIIEDAKFKTYGCGSAIASSSLITEWVKGMSLDEAAELKNTAIAEELALPPVKIHCSVLAEDAIKAAVADYKEKQGK; from the coding sequence ATGGCTTATAGTGAAAAAGTAATCGATCATTACGAGAATCCGCGTAATGTCGGCAAAATGAATGATAAAGATGCCAACGTGGGTACGGGTATGGTTGGAGCGCCAGCCTGTGGTGACGTTATGCGCCTGCAGATCAAGGTAAGTGACGAGGGTATCATCGAAGATGCCAAGTTTAAGACCTATGGCTGCGGTTCTGCGATTGCATCCAGTTCACTGATCACTGAGTGGGTTAAAGGGATGTCGCTCGATGAAGCGGCAGAACTGAAAAACACAGCGATTGCCGAAGAGTTGGCGTTGCCGCCGGTGAAAATCCACTGTTCTGTTCTGGCAGAAGATGCGATTAAAGCTGCAGTGGCGGATTACAAAGAGAAACAGGGCAAGTAA
- the iscA gene encoding iron-sulfur cluster assembly protein IscA, which yields MAITMTHAAADHVARYLEKRGHGEGIRLGVRTSGCSGMAYVLEFVDEVQEEDEIFTGPQDVKIIIDPKSLLYLDGTELDFVKEGLNEGFKFNNPNVSSECGCGESFNV from the coding sequence ATGGCAATTACCATGACTCATGCGGCGGCGGATCACGTCGCCCGCTATCTGGAAAAACGTGGCCATGGCGAAGGAATTCGTCTGGGTGTACGTACATCGGGCTGCTCTGGTATGGCTTATGTTCTTGAATTTGTTGATGAAGTTCAGGAAGAGGATGAGATCTTTACCGGGCCACAGGATGTTAAGATCATTATCGATCCGAAAAGCCTGCTTTATCTGGATGGTACAGAACTGGATTTCGTCAAAGAGGGACTGAACGAAGGGTTTAAATTCAATAACCCGAATGTCTCCAGCGAATGCGGTTGTGGTGAAAGCTTTAACGTCTGA